The Steroidobacteraceae bacterium genomic interval GAGCGGCTTGAGCAGGTCTTGCCAGCGGGCCGAATGCGCCATACGCGCGATGGTGCTCACATAGAAAAGCATGATGCCGACGCGGGCCAGACCATAGCAGATCCGATAGGCGACCCAGACCAAGGATGGCTGTTTCGGATCCAGGGCGCTCTCGGCAACTGTCGCCATTCCAGCGGTAGCGAGCCCGATTGCGAGAGACCACCACTGCAGGCGGCGGATTGCGCCAACGTGGTCGTGATAGTTCTGCAGCCAGCGCCAGCGCCCCGCAAGTAGCCCAATCAGCATGGTCGTGCCAAACACGAAGAACCACATCAGCGTCATGCTCCATGCGGTTGGGTTGATGTAAAACGCTGCGAATTGCCGCGTACTCTCAATGACCGATGCGCCATAGCTGCCTTGTCCAAAGGCAATCTGGCGACCTCTTTCGATTCCGTCGAGAAAATCGACGCGCTGCTGGTTCGCCGCTGGGGATGCGAGCAGGAGCAACGCGAGACTACGCAGGCCAGGCATACTCAGGCTGATCGCAATGAGCATGAAGATCGTACGATCTGAAAAGCCGCGTATTGCGAGCAGTACGAGGCCAAGTACCGCGTAGACATGCAGTACATCGCCGGGCCACAACAGGCAGCCATGCAACACCCCAAAAATGAACAGGACGAGCAGCCTGCGCAGGTAGATCTTGGTTGCGCCGGCGGAATTGCTCCGCTGCAGACGGTCGAGTTGAATGGTAAAGCCGAGGGCAAAAAGAAAGCTGAACAGGCTGTTGAATTTGCCGTCGAAGAACAGACTGCGCACAGTGTCGGCGATGCGGTCCGCCAAAGGCCATGCCGCCTGCGTATCGCCGCCGAAAAAACGAGGCGCACCGGAGAAATCCGGCAGATTCATGACCAGGATACCGAGCAACGCAAAACCGCGAATTACATCGAGCGCAAAAAGCCGCTCGCCCGGGGCGAGGGGTGCGCCGACCGGTTCCCGCCGGTCCAGTGTATTGCCCGACATGGGTCAGAGTTCACGCAAAGTCCAGGTCGAAGTCAAGCGCTGCCAAGCGACATCGCTTAAGTACAGTTTGTGAGATCGAACGCCCACCGATACTTGCGAGGTTCGCCCTCCGGGGCCAAAGTAGCCGGACAGTCATCGCGTCGCGGTGCATTCAGGAGTTGATCGTGCTGGGATTGATGCAGCAATACTCGTTGATGATTTCGGGCCTCATCCGCCACGCTGCCGGGAACCACGGGAAGCGCGAAGTCGTGTCTCGAATGGGTGACGGTTCGATTCATCGGACCACCTACTCGGAGATTGAATGCCGAGCACGCCTTCTCGCTAGCGCACTTGAACGTCGCGGCATCGCGAAAGGCCAGCGCCTCGCAACCCTCGCCTGGAACAACTACCGGCACCTCGAATGCTTCTACGGTGTCTCCGGCACCGGCGCGGTGCTGCATACCGTCAACCCGCGGCTCTTTCGCGAACAGATCGCTTATATCATCCGTCATGCCGAGGATCGTGCGCTGTTCTTCGACGCCGATCTGCTGCCCATTGTCGAAGCGATCGCCAAGGAGGTTCCGAGTATCGAGCGATTCGTCGTTCTCGGAGATCGCGAGCATTTGCCGCCGTCCTCATTGCAACTCGAGGCTTCAGAGGACTGGATCGCAGACGGCGACACCTCATGGGAGTGGCCACAGTTCGATGAGAACCTTGCTTCTTCGCTCTGCTACACCTCGGGCACGACGGGCAATCCAAAGGGCGTCCTCTATTCGCATCGCTCGACTCTGATTCATGCGCTAGCGGCCATCCAGCCTGATTGCTTCGCGCTCGGCAGTCGCGATACCGTCATGCCGATCGCGCCATTGTTTCACGCGAACGGCTGGTCCATGCCCTATTGCGCGCCGATGGTCGGCGCAAAGCTCGTACTCCCTGGCAATCGCAACGATGCCGCGAGCCTGTTCGAATTGCTCGATACGGAGCAGGTTACCTTCGCTGTCGGCGTGCCAACGATCTGGACAATGCTGCTCGCATGGTTGCAGGAGCATGGCAGGCGCCTGGACCACCTGCGGCGCTGCCTGGTCGCAGGCACGGCCCTCCCTGCAGCGATGAAGCAGGCGCTGCACGAACAACACGGCGTCGAGGCCATTCACCTGTGGGGCATGACCGAAACGAGTCCGCTTGGCACAGCTTCAACGCCGACCGCTGAAGTGCAGGCGCTACCAGAGGCGCAGCGCGCGCAAACGCTGGTCAAGCAAGGGCGGGTGTTATTCGGAATCGAGATGCAGATTCGCGATGCAAAAGGCGAGGTCGCGCCACGGGACGGCGCCACGTTCGGGCCGCTCTGGGTGCGTGGTCCCTGGGTCGCTGGCGGCTATTTCAAGGGCGACGGCGGGAAGGTACTGGATACGGAGGGCTGGTTTCCAACCGGTGATGTGGCGACCTGGGATCAATATGGCTACATGAAGATTACCGATCGAACCAAGGACGTCATCAAGTCCGGCGGTGAGTGGATCAGTTCGATCGATATCGAGAACGCGGCGATGGCACATCCGAAGGTGTCGCTTGCCGCGACCGTGGCGGCTTTCCACCCGAAGTGGGATGAGCGGCCGGTGCTGGTCATCGTCCCCAGGGAGGGAGAGTCGCCGACCAAACAGGAGATTCTCGAATTTCTGACACCGCGCATGGCGCGGTGGTGGTTACCGGATGATGTCGCCTTCGTTGCCGAGATGCCGATGACCGCAACCGGCAAAATTCTCAAGGCAAAACTGCGCGAGCAGTTCTGGCGTCATCTGCATCCTGTCTGATGCAGGACATCCAGCGACGCACCGATCGGCAGTTTCGACTCACTCCATCTTGACCGCGATCTTGAATGTGTTATCGGTGTAAAACGCGACCGGGAGTTGTTGTGCAATGATCGCGTCGATCACCTGGCTAGTCGCAGGATGCGGCTCCCCTGCGGCGGCGTCCCTGGAATAGCAAGCGACGGTTGGCGGCGGATCGATGTTGGCGAGGGCCTCTTTGACCGCGTTGACGTCGACGACGTCGCCATTGAGTGTCACTATGCCGGTCGAAGTGACATAAAGCCGGGCGCCTGTCGCGGGACAGGCGCTGCCTTCGGGTTCGCTCGTGCAGCTGGATACACCAATGTTCAGACTCGCAAGGATTGGTGCCATGATCCAAGTGGATTTCATCCGATTTCTCCCTATCTTGAACAAGGTCATCTTTGCGCAGGCTGCGATATAATTGCCCGTGCAGACTGCTCAAGTCTGACATTCCTCGTTGCCAGGTTGCGAAGATGGGACGAGATTGGGACGTTCAGCTGACCTCGGATTGACCATGTTGAATACACTACGCGCGCTCGTTTTTGCCGGACTGTCGCTCACCGCGGTCCAGTCGCACGCTCAGTACGTGCCGATCGACTTCACGTCGCAGACGTTCAATTCGATGAATATCACGGCAGGGTATCTGCTCAACAAGAGCATGTTGGATGGCGCGAGTGCTCAAGCCGCCAAACCGGCACCGGTTTCCAAACAGGTCGCGACGACGACGTCCGGAAACAGCAATGTAGCGCACGAACTCGCGCAGAGTTTCCCGGAGAGCGACCGCGCGGCAGCGGAGGAGAGTTTCTCGAAGCTCCTGCAGGCATTCGCGCAGCTCGAATCCTCGCTGGGCGTGGCGCATGGCGATGCCGCGGTGGCAATGGCATGTCTCGTCATCGGTTCCTACGAGGCGTACCACGATGAGACACTCGATCCGGCGACCTACAAGCCGGTTATCTCGCAGCTGCAAAACGCCATGGCGAAAGATGCCAGTTTTGCCGGTCTCGACGCCGGAGTGCGTCGCGCCCAATACGAGCGCATGGCGATCCTCGGTATGTATGTGCTTGCCACGCGCGATACCCTGCGACGCCAGCCCTCGGCAAATAGGACCAACGAGCTTCGGCAAGCGGCCGCGGGATACCTGCGGCAGCTGCAGCTTGATCCTGAAACGATGTCAATCGACGAAAGCGGCATCGAAGTCGGCGACGAGCCGACCGTTCCTTAGCGCCTCGGGCGAGCGCGTGAATCAGGTGAGTGGTGCGCGCGCCCTGGGTGCCGACGACGTGGTCGTACTAGGCGCAGAGATCCCACCCGAAACCGCCTTCGATCACGTACTCGATACGGTTGGCGGCCCGGATGTGGCTGCGTTGTGTCGTCGAGTCGCCGTTGGCGGACGCATTCGTACGGCGACGACGACGCCTATCGATCCGCAAGGATTGCCGAGAGCGCCGGAATTCGTTGCAGGGCGTCCCGATGGCGAACAGCTCGCAGCGCTCCTCGCGGATGTGTTGCGAGGGTCGGTCGCAGTGCCGATCGCCGAGCGGCTGCCGCTCGATGCAGCGGTCGAGGCCCATTACCTTGTCGAGCGCGGTGGCCTTGGTGGCAAGGTCCTGCTGCAAATGTGATGCAAACTCCGAACGATCAAAAGCCGATGACAAGTCCTGCCTCTCAAGGATCGGCCGCGGCGAATGATCTCATCGAACACGGGGCATCCTTGGTGCGTGCCGGCAGGGTTTCTGAAGCGGAGGCATACTTCCGCGAAGCCCTGCACCATGACCCGAATGCCGTACCTGCACATGCGTTCATTGCGAGTATCGCGTTTCGGGGTAGCCAGTATCACGCAGCTGCGCTTGCTTACGAACGCTGTGTCCAAATCAACCCATCGTATCCGGACCTGTGGTTCAATCTTGCGACTGCGCGCGAGAAGACAGGAGACATTGACGGCGCGGTCGATGCCTATTTGCGCGCACTTCACCTGAACCCCAAAGATGCACGCATTGCGCTGTTCACGGGTGCGGCACTCGAGGCGGCGGGCCGCCGTGAGGATGCCGCCATGGTTTTCTCGCTGGGTAATGACATCGATCCCGCGTTTCTTGCAGGAATGGACCGGGCGGACGCGCATCCGGAGGTGCGTTTTCGCGCAATCACCGCCGACCGGGTCATCCGCCGGCACTTTACGCAGCTGCATGCGGACAGCGTGGC includes:
- a CDS encoding DUF418 domain-containing protein, coding for MSGNTLDRREPVGAPLAPGERLFALDVIRGFALLGILVMNLPDFSGAPRFFGGDTQAAWPLADRIADTVRSLFFDGKFNSLFSFLFALGFTIQLDRLQRSNSAGATKIYLRRLLVLFIFGVLHGCLLWPGDVLHVYAVLGLVLLAIRGFSDRTIFMLIAISLSMPGLRSLALLLLASPAANQQRVDFLDGIERGRQIAFGQGSYGASVIESTRQFAAFYINPTAWSMTLMWFFVFGTTMLIGLLAGRWRWLQNYHDHVGAIRRLQWWSLAIGLATAGMATVAESALDPKQPSLVWVAYRICYGLARVGIMLFYVSTIARMAHSARWQDLLKPLAAAGRLPLTNYLLQTVLCTTIFYHWGMGYWGKATPVTELALAFGLFFLVQVPLSVLWLRHHRFGPMEYLWRMLTYGRGSL
- a CDS encoding long-chain-fatty-acid--CoA ligase; translation: MLGLMQQYSLMISGLIRHAAGNHGKREVVSRMGDGSIHRTTYSEIECRARLLASALERRGIAKGQRLATLAWNNYRHLECFYGVSGTGAVLHTVNPRLFREQIAYIIRHAEDRALFFDADLLPIVEAIAKEVPSIERFVVLGDREHLPPSSLQLEASEDWIADGDTSWEWPQFDENLASSLCYTSGTTGNPKGVLYSHRSTLIHALAAIQPDCFALGSRDTVMPIAPLFHANGWSMPYCAPMVGAKLVLPGNRNDAASLFELLDTEQVTFAVGVPTIWTMLLAWLQEHGRRLDHLRRCLVAGTALPAAMKQALHEQHGVEAIHLWGMTETSPLGTASTPTAEVQALPEAQRAQTLVKQGRVLFGIEMQIRDAKGEVAPRDGATFGPLWVRGPWVAGGYFKGDGGKVLDTEGWFPTGDVATWDQYGYMKITDRTKDVIKSGGEWISSIDIENAAMAHPKVSLAATVAAFHPKWDERPVLVIVPREGESPTKQEILEFLTPRMARWWLPDDVAFVAEMPMTATGKILKAKLREQFWRHLHPV
- a CDS encoding DUF6683 family protein, which produces MLNTLRALVFAGLSLTAVQSHAQYVPIDFTSQTFNSMNITAGYLLNKSMLDGASAQAAKPAPVSKQVATTTSGNSNVAHELAQSFPESDRAAAEESFSKLLQAFAQLESSLGVAHGDAAVAMACLVIGSYEAYHDETLDPATYKPVISQLQNAMAKDASFAGLDAGVRRAQYERMAILGMYVLATRDTLRRQPSANRTNELRQAAAGYLRQLQLDPETMSIDESGIEVGDEPTVP
- a CDS encoding zinc-binding dehydrogenase — encoded protein: MNQVSGARALGADDVVVLGAEIPPETAFDHVLDTVGGPDVAALCRRVAVGGRIRTATTTPIDPQGLPRAPEFVAGRPDGEQLAALLADVLRGSVAVPIAERLPLDAAVEAHYLVERGGLGGKVLLQM